The following proteins come from a genomic window of Acinonyx jubatus isolate Ajub_Pintada_27869175 chromosome C1, VMU_Ajub_asm_v1.0, whole genome shotgun sequence:
- the AGXT gene encoding alanine--glyoxylate aminotransferase, translated as MFRALARASATLGPQVAGWARTMATRQLLVAPPEALLRPLSIPNRLLLGPGPSNLAPRVLVAGGKQMIGHMHKEMFQIMDDIKQGIQYVFQTKNPLTLAISGSGHCALEAALFNILEPGDPFLVGVNGIWGQRAADIGERIGARVHPMIKDPGNHYTLQELEEALAQHKPVLLFLTQGESSSGVLQPLDGYGELCHRYNCLLLVDSVASLCGTPIYMDQQGIDVLYSGSQKVLNSPPGTSLISFSDKAKNKIYTRKTKPVSFYLDMKWLANIWGCDGKPRIYHHTTPVVSLYSLRESLALIAEQGLENSWRQHREVTAYLHGRLQGLGLQLFVKDPALRLPTVTAVAVPAGYDWRDIINYVMDHFDIEITGGLGPSMGKVLRIGLLGCNATRENVDRVIQALQEALQRCSRNKL; from the exons ATGTTCCGAGCGCTGGCCAGGGCCAGTGCGACCCTGGGGCCCCAGGTGGCCGGTTGGGCACGGACCATGGCCACCCGCCAGCTGCTGGTGGCCCCTCCGGAGGCCCTGCTCAGGCCCCTGTCCATCCCTAACCGGCTGCTGCTGGGGCCGGGCCCTTCTAACCTGGCTCCACGTGTCCTGGTGGCCGGGGGGAAGCAGATGATTGGCCACATGCACAAAGAGATGTTCCAG ATAATGGATGATATCAAGCAAGGCATCCAGTACGTGTTCCAGACCAAGAACCCCCTCACCCTGGCCATCAGTGGCTCGGGGCACTGCGCCCTGGAGGCCGCCCTGTTCAACATCTTGGAGCCAGGGGACCCCTTCCTGGTCGGGGTCAATGGCATCTGGGGGCAGCGGGCTGCGGACATCGGGGAGCGCATCG gagcccGAGTGCACCCAATGATCAAGGACCCTGGAAACCACTACACTCTGCAAGAGTTGGAAGAG GCCCTGGCCCAGCACAAGCCGGTGCTGCTGTTCCTGACCCAGGGGGAGTCCTCCAGTGGCGTTCTGCAGCCGCTCGACGGCTATGGGGAGCTCTGCCACAG GTACAACTGCCTGCTCCTGGTGGACTCGGTGGCATCCCTGTGCGGGACCCCCATCTACATGGACCAGCAAG GCATTGACGTTTTGTACTCTGGCTCCCAGAAGGTCCTGAACTCGCCTCCAGGGACCTCGCTCATCTCCTTCAGTGACAAGGCCAA aaaTAAGATTTACACTCGGAAGACGAAGCCCGTCTCCTTCTACCTGGACATGAAGTGGCTGGCCAACATCTGGGGCTGTGACGGCAAGCCCAGGAT ATACCATCACACGACCCCTGTCGTCAGCCTGTACAGCCTGAGAGAGAGTCTGGCCCTCATAGCGGAACAG ggccTGGAGAACAGCTGGCGGCAGCACCGGGAGGTGACGGCATATCTGCATGGGCGCCTGCAGGGGCTGGGCCTGCAGTTGTTCGTGAAGGATCCA GCACTCCGGCTGCCCACCGTCACCGCGGTGGCCGTGCCCGCTGGCTACGACTGGAGGGACATCATCAACTATGTCATGGACCATTTTGACATCGAGATCACCGGCGGCCTTGGGCCCTCGATGGGGAAG gtgCTTCGCATCGGCCTGCTGGGCTGCAACGCCACCCGGGAGAACGTGGACCGAGTGATCCAGGCCCTACAGGAGGCTCTGCAGCGCTGCTCCCGAAACAAGCTGTGA